Proteins encoded by one window of Methanofastidiosum sp.:
- a CDS encoding valine--tRNA ligase: MLDKDYDGKKIEKKWQNYWLEKEIFKFNPDKNGEVYVLDTPPPFTSGSLHMGHVMDFTWIDFVQRYKRMRGFNVYCPQGFDCHGLPTELKVEHEFKISKDDKEAFIEKCKEWTAYCVDRMRRQMTDIGYFPDWSRMYLTMKPEYVKLIQKTLIDFYHKGHLFREKHPILWCPKCMTALAKAEVGYEEKDGKLYYLKLPVEGGKEHVEIATTRPELMPSCVGVFFNPKDPRYEKFKGKSVVLPLFERKVPILSDEEVDMSFGTGIVYCCTYGDEQDILWQKKYNLEVITSITEDGRLKAGKDYDGLPVKEARKVIVSELNDLGLLIKEEKMKHRVLLHVERGSCKSPIELLPMEQYFINVRDYKDMLIENGKKISWNPQYMYDRFYDWTDSMDWDWIISRQRVFGTPIPFWKCKKCGELMPAKEEWLPVDPRFDTPKEKCKCGSNEFIGESDVCDCWVDSSATPLAISKYNNDEKFFSKTYPSTIRPQGYEIIRTWLFYTLFRCNLITGENPWNETLIHGMVAGPDGRKMSKSLGNVIEPDEPLSKYCADALRQWALLASKGEDFPFTWKEIEHGNRFLTKLWNVSRFIEMNISDANTKNIDLDSLTVSDKWILSKLSELIKLSRKELDDYSFALVLKEIRTFLWHEVADNYIEVVKYRLYNNVKKDEAAFTLKTLLRNLIGLISPYIPHITEEIYNEIFSDEGINSIHLTEYPSFEFYDKEAFEKGEILKDITVAIRRYKSDLKMPLNAPLNAAVVYTEKNIEELSEDISKSMNVSNLELKSGKPDIDEKIIEVIPRYDIIGPKFGKDVQKVKTLLRDNISSLEENGKITVDGFELDRDYVERVEREFFKKGMKVNIIKDKNFIIEIL, encoded by the coding sequence TCATGTAATGGATTTCACATGGATTGACTTTGTTCAGAGATACAAGAGAATGAGAGGATTCAACGTCTACTGCCCACAAGGATTTGACTGTCACGGCCTTCCAACTGAATTGAAAGTCGAGCATGAGTTTAAGATTTCAAAAGATGATAAAGAAGCTTTCATTGAAAAATGCAAAGAGTGGACTGCATATTGTGTTGACAGAATGAGGAGACAGATGACCGATATTGGGTACTTCCCTGATTGGTCAAGAATGTATCTCACAATGAAACCTGAATATGTTAAGCTCATTCAAAAGACATTAATTGATTTTTATCACAAAGGCCATCTATTTAGGGAAAAACACCCAATTCTCTGGTGTCCAAAATGCATGACTGCTCTTGCAAAGGCAGAAGTTGGGTATGAGGAAAAAGATGGAAAACTGTATTATCTTAAACTTCCAGTTGAAGGTGGAAAAGAGCATGTTGAGATTGCCACAACAAGGCCAGAACTAATGCCTTCTTGTGTTGGCGTATTCTTTAACCCAAAAGATCCAAGATATGAGAAGTTTAAAGGCAAGAGTGTAGTCCTTCCGCTATTTGAGAGAAAAGTTCCAATATTATCAGATGAAGAAGTCGATATGTCTTTTGGAACTGGAATAGTTTATTGTTGTACTTATGGTGATGAACAGGATATACTTTGGCAGAAGAAGTATAATCTTGAAGTAATAACTTCTATAACTGAGGATGGAAGGCTAAAGGCCGGAAAGGATTATGACGGCCTCCCAGTTAAAGAAGCAAGGAAAGTCATTGTATCTGAGTTAAATGATTTAGGGCTTCTCATTAAAGAAGAAAAAATGAAGCACAGAGTATTGCTTCACGTTGAAAGAGGTTCATGCAAATCCCCAATTGAGCTTTTACCTATGGAGCAGTACTTTATCAATGTAAGGGACTACAAGGACATGCTTATTGAAAATGGAAAGAAAATATCCTGGAACCCACAATACATGTACGATAGGTTCTATGACTGGACAGACTCAATGGACTGGGACTGGATCATATCCAGACAGAGAGTCTTTGGAACCCCAATTCCTTTCTGGAAATGTAAAAAATGTGGGGAGCTAATGCCTGCAAAAGAAGAGTGGCTACCAGTTGATCCAAGATTTGATACGCCAAAAGAAAAATGTAAATGCGGCTCCAATGAATTTATAGGGGAATCAGATGTATGTGACTGCTGGGTAGATTCATCTGCAACACCTCTTGCAATTTCAAAGTATAATAATGACGAGAAGTTTTTCAGTAAAACTTATCCTTCAACTATAAGGCCCCAGGGATATGAAATTATTAGAACATGGCTATTTTACACTTTATTTAGGTGTAATCTGATCACAGGAGAAAATCCCTGGAACGAGACATTAATACATGGGATGGTAGCAGGCCCAGATGGAAGAAAGATGAGTAAATCATTAGGAAATGTTATCGAGCCTGATGAACCCCTTAGTAAGTACTGTGCTGACGCATTGAGACAGTGGGCGCTTCTTGCATCCAAGGGAGAAGACTTCCCATTCACCTGGAAAGAAATAGAGCATGGTAACAGATTTTTAACTAAACTCTGGAACGTTTCAAGATTTATTGAGATGAATATATCTGATGCAAACACCAAAAACATTGATCTTGATTCACTTACAGTATCTGATAAATGGATTTTATCAAAGCTATCTGAGCTAATCAAGTTATCAAGAAAGGAGCTTGATGACTATAGTTTTGCTCTAGTTTTAAAGGAAATAAGAACATTCTTGTGGCATGAAGTTGCTGATAATTATATTGAGGTAGTCAAATACAGATTGTATAATAACGTGAAAAAAGACGAGGCAGCATTTACTTTAAAGACCCTGCTTAGAAATCTAATCGGATTGATTTCACCATACATACCGCATATAACTGAGGAGATATACAATGAAATCTTTAGTGATGAAGGAATAAACAGCATTCACCTCACAGAGTATCCCTCATTTGAATTCTACGATAAAGAGGCTTTCGAAAAAGGAGAAATTCTAAAGGACATAACTGTTGCAATAAGAAGGTACAAATCTGACCTTAAGATGCCATTAAATGCACCCCTAAATGCGGCGGTAGTTTACACTGAAAAGAATATTGAAGAACTCTCAGAGGACATTTCAAAGTCTATGAACGTTTCAAATCTAGAACTTAAGAGTGGAAAGCCAGATATTGACGAGAAGATAATCGAAGTCATACCACGATATGATATTATAGGGCCAAAGTTTGGGAAGGACGTCCAAAAAGTAAAGACTCTTTTGAGAGATAATATATCAAGTCTTGAAGAAAATGGAAAGATCACAGTCGATGGATTTGAGCTCGATAGGGACTATGTTGAAAGAGTAGAGCGTGAATTCTTCAAAAAAGGTATGAAAGTAAATATCATAAAGGACAAGAACTTTATTATTGAAATCTTATAA